The sequence TAACCGTGGGATTTAAGGAAGACATGTTTGAAGAAAATTGGCTGGCTGAATGAAAAAAGAAATACTGGATAAAAATTGATTAACCTTGTATAGTGAAAGTGGAGTAAACTTTTGGAGGGATAAACGTGAGCGTACCAAAGGAACTATTATATTCAAAAGAACATGAATGGGTAAAAAAAGAAGATGGAAAAGTAAGAATTGGAATTACAGATTTTGCTCAAGATGAACTTGGTGATATCGTATTTGTAGAGCTTCCTGAGCCTGGTGATGAATTGGAAATAAATGAGCCATTTGGCAGTGTTGAATCTGTGAAAACGGTTTCCGAACTGTATGCGCCAATTAGTGGAAAGGTTGTCGAAGTAAATG is a genomic window of Virgibacillus proomii containing:
- the gcvH gene encoding glycine cleavage system protein GcvH, with product MSVPKELLYSKEHEWVKKEDGKVRIGITDFAQDELGDIVFVELPEPGDELEINEPFGSVESVKTVSELYAPISGKVVEVNEELEDSPELVNESPYEKAWMVVVEPTSELDDLLTAEAYEEMISE